In Ipomoea triloba cultivar NCNSP0323 chromosome 7, ASM357664v1, a single genomic region encodes these proteins:
- the LOC116026119 gene encoding bifunctional dTDP-4-dehydrorhamnose 3,5-epimerase/dTDP-4-dehydrorhamnose reductase-like has protein sequence MANQKQQKHVKFLIYGKTGMIGGMLGKLCEEKGIPFEYGKARLEDRSGLVSDMTRVNPTHVFNAAGATGTPNVDWCEFNKVETIRSNVIGALNLADVCEEKGVLLLYFGTGCMFDYDSEHPVGSGLGFMEQDKSNYAGSFYSKTKGMLEDLLGEYNNICILRVRMPLLSDLNHPRNFIKKILGYEKVVNIPNSMTVLDELLPMAIEMAKRNCKGIWNFTNPGVITHNEVLELYKKYVNPRLTWTNFTLEEQRKVLAAPRCNNELDSSKLKREFPELLGVKESVIKYVFEPNTKK, from the exons ATGGCAAACCAAAAGCAGCAGAAGCATGTGAAGTTCTTGATCTATGGCAAAACTGGGATGATTGGGGGCATGTTGGGAAAGTTATGTGAGGAAAAAGGCATCCCATTCGAGTATGGAAAGGCCCGTTTGGAGGATCGGTCTGGGTTGGTGTCGGATATGACCCGCGTCAACCCAACCCACGTCTTCAACGCCGCCGGGGCGACAGGAACGCCCAATGTGGACTGGTGCGAGTTCAATAAAGTGGAGACAATCCGGTCCAACGTTATCGGGGCCTTGAATTTGGCCGACGTTTGTGAGGAGAAGGGCGTTTTGCTGCTGTACTTTGGAACTGGTTGCATGTTTGATTACGATTCGGAGCATCCGGTGGGTTCGGGTCTCGGGTTCATGGAGCAAGATAAATCCAACTATGCTGGCTCCTTCTACTCTAAAACCAAGGGCATg TTGGAGGATCTTTTGGGAGAATACAACAATATATGCATCCTCAGGGTTCGAATGCCGTTACTGTCCGACCTCAATCATCCTCGTAACTTCATAAAGAAGATCCTAGGATACGAGAAGGTGGTGAACATCCCAAACAGCATGACAGTGTTGGACGAGCTGCTGCCAATGGCAATTGAAATGGCTAAAAGGAACTGCAAAGGGATATGGAATTTCACCAACCCAGGTGTCATAACTCACAATGAAGTTCTAGAATTGTACAAAAAGTACGTCAATCCTAGATTAACTTGGACCAACTTTACCTTGGAAGAACAAAGAAAAGTTCTTGCTGCTCCTCGTTGTAACAATGAGCTTGATTCCTCTAAGTTGAAGCGTGAGTTTCCTGAGCTATTGGGTGTCAAGGAATCAGTGATAAAGTATGTCTTTGAACCTAACACCAAAAAGTAA